In the Helicobacter typhlonius genome, one interval contains:
- a CDS encoding YciI family protein codes for MGNLFVCLVHYTKPLEEVLQKLDAHRAYLKKGYDKGILLASGARIPRDGGIIIGKFANKDEALSFSQADPFTQHNLARYEIFEFEPILHAQILTDFLKQ; via the coding sequence ATGGGAAATTTATTTGTCTGCCTCGTGCATTATACAAAACCACTTGAGGAAGTGCTCCAAAAGCTTGATGCTCATCGTGCTTATCTTAAAAAAGGTTATGATAAGGGGATTTTACTCGCCTCAGGCGCTAGAATCCCTAGAGATGGTGGCATTATTATTGGTAAATTTGCAAATAAAGATGAAGCTTTAAGCTTTTCTCAAGCCGACCCTTTTACACAGCATAATCTCGCACGATATGAGATTTTTGAGTTTGAGCCTATACTTCACGCACAAATACTTACAGATTTTTTAAAACAATAA
- the thiC gene encoding phosphomethylpyrimidine synthase ThiC yields the protein MRTQWVQERANDSIRTQLHYAKKGVITKEMEYVANIESISPTLVLEEIKRGRLIIPANINHTNLKPMGIGIATRTKINSNIGSSSLASSIDEEVEKVKVSIKYGADTIMDLSTGGDLDEIRTAVIQASSVPIGTVPMYQILYDVKNDVLKLDIDTMLSVLEKQAQQGVSYFTIHCGFLLSHMPFVAKRKMGIVSRGGSLMASWMMHYHKENPFYEHFDEILKICQKYDVSLSLGDSLRPGCLADASDEAQFAELKVLGELAKRAWEADVQVMIEGPGHVPLNQIERNVELQKQYCNHAPFYVLGPLVTDIAAGYDHIASAIGACVAAWKGVAMLCYVTPKEHLGLPNAKDVREGILAYKIAAHAADIARGRIGARDRDDAMSDARYAFDWNKQFELALDPDRAREYHDEALPQEVFKDAEFCSMCGPKFCSYKISQDIFKAHNARESEDTQPLASNQ from the coding sequence ATGAGAACACAATGGGTGCAAGAACGCGCCAATGATTCAATCCGCACACAGCTACACTACGCCAAAAAGGGCGTTATCACAAAAGAAATGGAATATGTGGCAAATATTGAATCCATCTCCCCCACTCTCGTGCTTGAAGAAATTAAGCGCGGGAGGCTCATTATCCCTGCAAATATCAATCACACCAATCTTAAACCTATGGGTATTGGCATAGCCACACGCACCAAAATTAACTCAAATATCGGTAGCTCCTCACTTGCAAGCTCCATTGATGAAGAAGTAGAAAAAGTTAAAGTATCTATTAAATATGGTGCGGATACGATTATGGACTTAAGCACCGGTGGGGATTTAGATGAAATACGCACTGCAGTTATTCAAGCCTCAAGTGTGCCTATTGGAACGGTGCCTATGTATCAGATTCTCTATGATGTAAAAAATGATGTATTAAAACTTGATATTGACACAATGCTTTCCGTCCTTGAAAAACAAGCACAGCAAGGCGTGAGCTATTTTACTATTCACTGCGGCTTTTTGCTCTCACATATGCCTTTTGTCGCTAAGCGCAAAATGGGTATTGTCTCACGTGGTGGTAGCCTTATGGCAAGTTGGATGATGCACTACCACAAAGAGAATCCATTCTATGAGCATTTTGATGAGATTCTAAAAATTTGCCAAAAGTATGATGTAAGCCTCTCTTTGGGGGATTCACTGCGCCCGGGCTGTTTGGCTGATGCGAGTGATGAGGCGCAATTTGCCGAACTCAAAGTGCTAGGAGAACTCGCCAAAAGAGCGTGGGAAGCCGATGTGCAGGTAATGATAGAGGGTCCCGGACACGTGCCGCTTAACCAAATTGAGCGCAATGTTGAGCTTCAAAAACAATATTGTAACCACGCACCTTTTTATGTGCTAGGACCTTTGGTTACAGACATTGCGGCAGGATATGACCATATCGCAAGTGCCATTGGTGCGTGTGTAGCGGCGTGGAAAGGTGTGGCAATGCTCTGCTATGTAACGCCAAAAGAGCATTTAGGACTGCCTAATGCCAAAGATGTGCGTGAGGGTATTTTAGCTTACAAAATTGCTGCACACGCTGCAGATATTGCTCGTGGGCGTATAGGTGCGCGTGATAGAGATGATGCAATGAGTGATGCACGATATGCTTTTGATTGGAATAAGCAATTTGAACTCGCCCTTGACCCAGATAGAGCGCGTGAATACCACGATGAAGCCTTACCCCAAGAAGTATTTAAAGATGCTGAATTTTGCTCAATGTGTGGTCCAAAATTCTGTAGCTATAAAATCTCACAAGATATTTTTAAAGCCCATAATGCTAGAGAATCTGAAGATACTCAACCTCTAGCATCAAATCAATGA
- a CDS encoding bifunctional 2-C-methyl-D-erythritol 4-phosphate cytidylyltransferase/2-C-methyl-D-erythritol 2,4-cyclodiphosphate synthase, with protein sequence MVLDDITLIMMAAGDATRFRKDCNCKKQWLRVGEEPLWLVATHNITSHFDFKEVLITASSTDYTYMKDMSEYHIVRGGDTRVNSLRNALECVNTPFVLVSDVARWNSVASVIEEMIVQMRQDSYTDCVVPFLRVVDTSFYEGDYLKRESLKLIQTPQLSRVSALKEALRGEKDFSDESSAIHSHGGKIAFVEGSALMNKLTFSSDLSLHHLNSPSARTFVGSGIDIHEFEDSKEMWLCGVRIESPFGFKAHSDGDVALHALCDAILGAIGGGDIGQWFPDTDVAYKGADSKILLKEIYEFAQSVGYELHNADISIMAQVPKIAPYKAQMRKVVAEILQVPLSRINIKATTTEGLGFVGRKEGVCVQAQVSMGFFDWQTHKYQNKEEK encoded by the coding sequence TTGGTTTTAGATGACATTACACTTATTATGATGGCAGCGGGAGATGCTACGAGGTTTCGCAAAGATTGCAATTGCAAAAAGCAGTGGTTACGCGTGGGCGAAGAGCCTTTGTGGCTTGTGGCTACTCACAATATTACTTCACATTTTGATTTTAAAGAAGTGCTTATTACTGCTTCGAGCACAGATTATACTTATATGAAAGATATGAGTGAATACCATATCGTGCGTGGTGGTGATACGCGTGTAAATTCTTTGCGTAATGCACTAGAGTGTGTCAATACCCCCTTTGTGTTAGTCAGTGATGTCGCGCGGTGGAATAGTGTAGCGTCTGTGATAGAAGAAATGATTGTGCAAATGAGGCAAGATTCATATACTGATTGTGTCGTGCCATTTTTGCGTGTGGTGGATACGAGCTTTTATGAGGGAGATTATCTCAAAAGAGAATCTTTAAAGCTTATTCAAACTCCGCAACTAAGCCGAGTAAGCGCATTAAAAGAAGCCTTAAGGGGAGAAAAAGACTTTAGCGATGAAAGCTCGGCAATCCACTCACACGGTGGAAAAATCGCCTTTGTAGAGGGCAGTGCGCTAATGAATAAGCTTACCTTTAGTAGTGATTTGTCCTTGCATCATCTTAATTCCCCAAGCGCGAGGACTTTTGTCGGTAGTGGCATTGATATACACGAGTTTGAAGATTCTAAAGAAATGTGGCTCTGTGGCGTGAGAATAGAATCTCCCTTTGGTTTTAAGGCTCATAGTGATGGCGATGTGGCGTTGCACGCGCTGTGTGATGCAATACTTGGCGCGATAGGTGGGGGCGATATAGGGCAGTGGTTCCCCGATACAGATGTGGCATATAAAGGCGCGGATTCTAAAATACTTCTAAAAGAGATTTATGAGTTTGCCCAAAGTGTGGGCTATGAGTTACATAATGCAGATATAAGTATTATGGCACAAGTGCCAAAGATTGCTCCATATAAGGCACAAATGCGTAAAGTTGTGGCGGAGATTCTACAAGTGCCACTCTCACGCATTAATATCAAAGCAACAACCACGGAAGGCTTGGGCTTTGTGGGACGCAAAGAGGGAGTATGCGTGCAAGCGCAAGTAAGTATGGGATTTTTTGATTGGCAAACTCATAAATATCAAAATAAGGAGGAAAAATGA
- a CDS encoding response regulator: MKVLIIENEIYLAQSIANKLSDLRLECVIAHSLKEVQKDHYDVILASFGTINDGYTELSKIYPQAIIILMIAYINDDTVIKPLRNGVTDYIVKPFIVDELIRKITHYRTYREMNEEISFYRSYFSFIERELSTPEPFLYNPPFVIKTNSQRSADIYAMRYAREKHIHFQFHSLKEETWKSIFRVPPKKNEIYYITNLEGLKKSDRKDFLEAALKYNVILSVVSSEKIAFPQVIDISCQSNSVELGGEILSVKEYEKIIIAKYESRYPDIELAKKLGMSRKSLWEKRKKYGIIRKNKNTTQA, translated from the coding sequence ATGAAAGTATTAATCATTGAAAATGAGATTTATCTAGCACAGAGTATTGCAAACAAGTTGAGCGATTTGCGCTTGGAATGTGTGATAGCACACTCTCTTAAAGAGGTGCAAAAAGACCATTATGATGTGATTTTGGCTTCATTTGGGACGATTAATGATGGCTATACGGAGTTAAGCAAGATTTATCCACAGGCGATTATCATTTTAATGATCGCTTATATCAATGATGACACAGTGATTAAGCCCTTGCGTAATGGCGTTACAGATTATATCGTAAAGCCTTTTATTGTTGATGAGCTGATACGCAAAATCACGCATTATAGGACTTATAGAGAGATGAATGAAGAGATTAGTTTTTATCGCAGTTATTTCAGCTTTATCGAGCGTGAATTAAGCACACCCGAGCCATTTTTGTATAATCCGCCTTTTGTGATTAAGACAAATTCTCAAAGGAGCGCGGATATTTATGCTATGCGATATGCACGAGAGAAGCATATACATTTTCAATTCCACTCACTCAAAGAGGAGACTTGGAAAAGTATTTTTCGTGTGCCACCTAAGAAAAATGAGATTTATTACATCACAAATTTAGAGGGGCTTAAAAAGAGTGACAGAAAGGACTTTTTAGAAGCAGCCCTAAAGTATAATGTTATCCTCTCTGTTGTTTCAAGTGAAAAAATCGCTTTTCCTCAAGTGATAGATATTTCGTGTCAGTCTAATAGCGTGGAGCTTGGCGGGGAGATTCTATCCGTGAAAGAATATGAGAAAATCATTATAGCTAAATATGAAAGTCGCTACCCTGATATAGAACTCGCTAAAAAGCTTGGTATGAGCCGCAAAAGCCTGTGGGAAAAGCGCAAGAAGTATGGTATTATCCGTAAAAACAAAAACACAACACAAGCTTAG
- a CDS encoding phosphatidylglycerophosphatase A family protein has protein sequence MKKQKLIKDLFLSLLYSGYCPKAPGTAGSTLAVILGAPIVYYSRETLFLLSVFIALVAVKYIDLYEAHTHTHDDKSIVIDELVGVWIAMSIIGFGVLELVLAFVFFRIFDITKPSYIGKIDRECKGGLGVVGDDALAGVIAGLVGALLILGAERFGILQDIPVWF, from the coding sequence ATGAAAAAACAAAAACTCATTAAAGACTTATTCTTAAGCCTTTTGTATAGTGGCTACTGCCCCAAAGCTCCCGGGACTGCTGGGAGTACGTTAGCCGTGATTTTGGGTGCGCCCATTGTGTATTATTCGCGTGAGACTTTATTTTTATTAAGTGTATTTATTGCACTCGTGGCGGTAAAGTATATTGACTTATACGAGGCACACACGCATACGCACGATGATAAAAGCATAGTGATTGATGAGCTTGTGGGTGTATGGATAGCGATGTCAATCATCGGCTTTGGAGTGCTGGAGCTTGTTTTGGCATTTGTGTTTTTTAGAATCTTTGACATTACCAAACCTTCATATATTGGCAAGATTGATAGAGAATGCAAGGGCGGACTTGGCGTAGTAGGCGATGACGCGCTTGCTGGGGTGATTGCTGGGCTTGTAGGGGCGTTACTCATACTAGGTGCGGAGAGATTTGGAATCTTGCAAGATATACCTGTTTGGTTTTAG
- a CDS encoding metallophosphoesterase, with product MQDIPQFAQMQSAIFPFMGSLLFIALHIYIYKALLKSLSTKAFVRLVWKIFTILNALHCIAYLFLRDSANVPQSFYFLLSLCLGIAFVFAMAAFLYQCFSLIIMALRTKSARSRWRHRTKVAIFALSLVMLAFGTYNGVRKPDIIEHTIPIKGLNKPIKAAVLSDVHIGGLMEHSKIQQIVEMTNALEANVIFITGDLVDARLQNVESVVDLLKNLSAKDGVFYVLGNHEYFHDVYNILDKLKSLGFKILINENYVLNGVVNIAGMADFMGWRVGYLEPDFEQTFAHIDTTLPTILLNHQPKAVYFLEDFYNKVDIVVSGHTHGGQIFPFSLAMLLQQPYISGLHTFDNEHKTKVYVSQGAGFWGPPMRVGSEREISVLNLVPEQ from the coding sequence ATGCAAGATATACCACAATTTGCCCAAATGCAGAGCGCGATTTTTCCTTTTATGGGCTCACTTCTTTTTATTGCACTTCATATCTATATCTATAAAGCCTTGCTTAAATCACTCTCTACCAAAGCATTTGTGCGCCTTGTGTGGAAAATTTTTACCATTCTTAACGCCCTGCATTGTATCGCTTACCTCTTTTTGCGCGATAGTGCGAATGTCCCTCAAAGCTTTTATTTTTTGCTCTCACTCTGTCTTGGTATTGCCTTTGTCTTTGCTATGGCGGCTTTTTTGTATCAATGCTTCTCACTCATCATTATGGCTTTACGCACAAAAAGTGCGCGTTCGCGTTGGCGACATAGGACAAAAGTCGCTATTTTTGCCTTAAGCCTTGTTATGCTCGCCTTTGGCACTTATAATGGCGTGAGGAAGCCTGATATTATCGAACATACAATTCCTATCAAAGGCTTAAATAAGCCCATAAAGGCGGCGGTGCTTAGTGATGTGCATATCGGTGGGCTAATGGAGCATAGCAAGATTCAACAAATTGTGGAGATGACAAATGCCCTCGAAGCTAATGTGATTTTCATCACTGGTGATTTGGTCGATGCGAGGCTACAAAATGTAGAATCAGTCGTGGATTTACTTAAAAATCTTAGCGCGAAAGATGGTGTATTCTATGTGTTGGGTAATCACGAATACTTCCACGATGTATATAATATCCTTGACAAACTCAAGTCTTTAGGTTTTAAAATTCTTATCAATGAAAACTATGTGCTAAATGGCGTGGTAAATATTGCGGGAATGGCGGATTTTATGGGGTGGCGAGTGGGCTATTTAGAGCCAGATTTTGAGCAGACTTTCGCCCATATCGATACTACACTGCCTACAATCCTCCTCAATCATCAGCCAAAGGCGGTATATTTCCTTGAAGATTTTTATAATAAAGTGGATATAGTAGTGAGCGGACACACGCACGGCGGACAAATTTTTCCCTTTTCTCTTGCTATGCTTTTGCAGCAGCCTTACATCTCTGGACTACATACATTTGACAACGAGCATAAGACAAAAGTCTATGTATCACAAGGTGCAGGATTCTGGGGACCACCTATGCGCGTAGGAAGTGAGCGCGAAATTAGTGTGCTAAATCTTGTGCCAGAACAATAA
- the rplT gene encoding 50S ribosomal protein L20, whose product MRVKTGVVRRRRHKKILKLARGFYSGRRKHFRKAKEQLERSMCYAFRDRKQKKRNFRQLWITRINAACKMNGINYSRFMYALKCANIELDRKILADMAMNDINAFNAIVASVKDKIK is encoded by the coding sequence ATGAGAGTAAAAACAGGCGTTGTCCGAAGACGAAGACACAAAAAGATTCTAAAACTTGCGCGAGGCTTTTATAGCGGACGCCGCAAACATTTTAGAAAGGCAAAAGAGCAGTTAGAGCGCAGTATGTGCTATGCTTTCCGCGATAGGAAGCAAAAGAAGCGCAATTTTAGACAGCTATGGATTACGCGTATCAATGCGGCGTGTAAAATGAATGGCATAAACTATTCTCGCTTTATGTATGCCCTCAAATGCGCGAATATCGAGCTTGATAGAAAAATCCTTGCTGATATGGCGATGAATGATATAAACGCATTTAATGCTATTGTCGCAAGTGTGAAAGATAAGATTAAATAG
- the rpmI gene encoding 50S ribosomal protein L35: MPKMKTNRGAAKRFKLKKNAIKRGSAFKNHILTKKKPRRIANLNAPKYVHSTNVDSVKSLLCMA; the protein is encoded by the coding sequence ATGCCAAAGATGAAAACAAATCGTGGCGCAGCTAAACGTTTTAAGCTTAAAAAAAATGCAATCAAACGTGGCTCTGCGTTTAAGAATCATATCTTAACCAAGAAAAAACCTAGACGCATTGCTAATCTTAATGCACCAAAATATGTTCACAGCACTAATGTTGATTCTGTAAAAAGCCTACTTTGTATGGCTTAA
- the infC gene encoding translation initiation factor IF-3, producing the protein MSKEEVLLNEEIDFKEVRCVSDNGEVYGIIPSSEALAIAQKAGLDLVLISPTAKPPVCKVMDYGKFRYQAEKKQKEARKKQKQIEIKEIKLSTQIAQNDINYKVKHAIEFLESGKHVKFKVFLKQREMSIPDAGMDTLRKVAAMIEDIAVAEKEPKLEGKYLNVLYVPKKKDKH; encoded by the coding sequence TTGAGCAAAGAAGAAGTGTTACTCAATGAGGAGATAGATTTCAAAGAAGTGCGTTGTGTCAGTGATAATGGCGAGGTGTATGGTATTATTCCTTCAAGCGAAGCATTAGCCATAGCACAAAAAGCTGGGCTTGACTTGGTGCTTATCTCACCCACTGCCAAACCGCCTGTGTGTAAGGTTATGGATTATGGCAAATTCCGCTACCAAGCCGAAAAAAAGCAAAAAGAAGCACGCAAAAAACAAAAACAAATTGAGATTAAAGAGATTAAGCTCTCAACCCAAATCGCGCAAAATGATATTAACTACAAAGTCAAGCACGCAATTGAGTTTTTAGAATCCGGCAAACACGTGAAATTTAAGGTATTCCTAAAACAGCGCGAGATGAGCATCCCCGATGCTGGAATGGATACCTTGCGCAAGGTTGCGGCAATGATAGAGGATATTGCGGTGGCTGAGAAAGAACCAAAGCTTGAGGGAAAATATCTCAATGTGCTTTATGTCCCAAAGAAAAAAGACAAACATTAA
- the thrS gene encoding threonine--tRNA ligase, producing the protein MSEVIGIKANKDIYDLITAKEQGISGEEIAFDNSFESLNIIRHSCAHLMAQAIKSLYPEAQFFVGPVVDEGFYYDFKVNSKIGEEDLPRIESAMREIAKKAYPITKITLPRAEVEARFKADELKAAVMSRIQSDTLSIYSQGDFEDLCRGPHLPHTALLEHFKLTKIAGAYLGGDEKAQMLTRIYGIAFADRQSLKNYLYQLEEAKKRDHRKLGQEMGLFTFDEEVGAGLPIWLPKGARLRRNIENLLTQALIERGYEPVRGPEILKSDVWKTSGHYANYGENMYFTTIDEVEYGIKPMNCVGHIKVYQSSPRSYRDLPLRFYEYGVVHRHEKSGVLHGLLRVREFTQDDAHIFCKAEQIGAEVNDIIDFCKSVMNAFNFSYEMELSTRPEKSIGDEKVWKSATAALKEALEQNHINYRIDEGGGAFYGPKIDIKITDAIGRKWQCGTIQVDMNLPERFSLSYTDEYNEQVQPVMIHRALLGSFERFVAILTEHFAGEFPLFIAPTQVILIPIGEAQLEYTKTLRAKILNIGAYAEVLDKNESLSKKIRIAEKQKVPLIVVIGEKEVESKILAIRDRREKSQYELAEDDFITALKTKIGEVSF; encoded by the coding sequence ATGAGTGAAGTTATAGGCATTAAAGCAAATAAAGATATTTATGACCTTATTACCGCCAAAGAGCAAGGTATTAGCGGGGAAGAGATAGCTTTTGATAATTCTTTTGAATCTTTAAATATTATCCGCCACTCGTGTGCGCATCTTATGGCTCAAGCGATTAAATCCCTTTATCCCGAAGCACAATTTTTCGTAGGACCTGTGGTAGATGAGGGATTCTATTATGATTTTAAAGTCAATAGCAAAATTGGCGAGGAAGATTTGCCTCGTATAGAATCTGCTATGCGTGAGATAGCTAAAAAAGCCTACCCTATCACAAAGATTACCCTACCACGCGCGGAGGTAGAAGCAAGATTTAAGGCTGATGAGCTTAAAGCAGCAGTGATGAGTCGTATTCAAAGTGATACGCTAAGTATCTACTCACAAGGCGATTTCGAGGATTTATGTAGAGGACCTCATCTCCCACATACTGCACTTTTAGAGCATTTTAAACTCACAAAGATTGCAGGGGCATATTTGGGTGGTGATGAAAAGGCACAAATGCTAACTAGAATCTATGGCATTGCCTTTGCAGATAGACAATCACTCAAAAACTACCTCTACCAGCTTGAAGAAGCAAAAAAACGCGACCATCGCAAACTTGGGCAAGAAATGGGGCTTTTTACCTTTGATGAAGAAGTTGGCGCAGGATTACCTATATGGCTACCCAAAGGGGCAAGATTGCGTAGAAATATTGAGAATCTTCTTACTCAAGCGCTCATAGAACGAGGCTATGAGCCGGTGAGAGGACCGGAGATTCTCAAAAGTGATGTGTGGAAAACGAGTGGGCATTATGCAAACTATGGCGAAAATATGTATTTTACAACCATTGATGAAGTAGAATATGGTATTAAACCGATGAATTGCGTGGGGCATATCAAAGTCTATCAAAGTTCGCCAAGAAGCTATCGTGATTTGCCTTTGCGTTTTTATGAATATGGCGTGGTGCATAGACACGAGAAAAGCGGCGTGTTGCACGGCTTATTGCGCGTGAGGGAATTTACACAAGATGATGCACATATTTTTTGCAAAGCCGAGCAGATTGGCGCAGAAGTGAATGATATTATCGATTTTTGCAAAAGCGTGATGAATGCCTTTAACTTTAGCTATGAAATGGAGCTCTCCACCCGCCCAGAGAAGTCCATAGGCGATGAGAAAGTATGGAAAAGCGCGACTGCTGCGCTCAAAGAGGCACTAGAGCAAAATCATATCAACTACCGCATAGATGAGGGTGGCGGGGCATTTTATGGACCAAAGATTGATATTAAAATCACTGATGCTATTGGCAGAAAGTGGCAATGCGGGACAATTCAAGTCGATATGAATCTGCCCGAAAGATTTAGTCTTAGCTATACCGATGAGTACAACGAGCAGGTGCAACCTGTAATGATTCACCGCGCACTTTTAGGCTCTTTTGAACGATTTGTGGCAATTTTGACAGAGCATTTTGCTGGAGAGTTTCCGCTATTTATCGCACCCACACAAGTGATTTTAATTCCCATTGGTGAAGCACAGCTTGAATATACAAAGACTTTACGAGCTAAGATTCTAAATATTGGTGCTTATGCTGAAGTGCTTGATAAAAATGAGAGTTTAAGCAAAAAAATAAGAATTGCAGAAAAGCAAAAAGTCCCGCTCATTGTGGTAATTGGCGAAAAAGAAGTAGAAAGCAAGATTTTAGCAATCCGTGATAGGCGGGAAAAATCACAATATGAACTCGCAGAAGATGACTTCATCACTGCGCTAAAAACCAAAATAGGAGAGGTTAGCTTTTGA
- the frr gene encoding ribosome recycling factor, whose amino-acid sequence MLSEIYKDAKSHMDKSIESLRRDFATLRSGKVSVSILDNIRIDYYGTPTPLNQVGSVIAQDATTIIITPWEKPLLKDIEKAIQEANIGVNPNSDSECIKLFFPPMSQEQRKEIAKNAKSMGEKAKVAIRNIRQDANNHIKKLEKDKGITEDENKKALDEIQKYTDEYVKKCDEMVKHKEEEIMKV is encoded by the coding sequence ATGCTTAGCGAAATATATAAAGATGCTAAATCCCATATGGATAAGTCAATAGAATCTTTGCGTAGGGATTTTGCCACTCTCCGCAGCGGTAAGGTAAGTGTGAGTATCCTCGATAATATTCGCATAGATTATTATGGCACACCTACACCACTTAATCAAGTAGGTTCAGTTATCGCACAAGATGCGACAACTATCATCATCACGCCGTGGGAAAAGCCATTACTCAAAGATATTGAAAAAGCCATTCAAGAAGCAAATATTGGAGTGAATCCAAATAGCGATAGTGAGTGCATTAAGCTCTTTTTTCCTCCTATGTCTCAAGAGCAGAGAAAAGAAATTGCCAAAAATGCTAAATCTATGGGTGAAAAGGCAAAAGTCGCTATCCGCAATATTCGCCAAGATGCAAATAATCATATCAAAAAACTTGAAAAAGATAAGGGCATTACCGAAGATGAGAATAAAAAGGCACTTGATGAGATTCAAAAATACACCGATGAATATGTCAAAAAATGCGATGAAATGGTAAAGCATAAAGAAGAAGAGATAATGAAGGTATAG
- the secG gene encoding preprotein translocase subunit SecG, which yields MATTLFVVQIVLAVFITIIVLLQKSSSIGLGAYSGSNESVFGAKGPAGFLSKFTMFLGLLFIINTIALSYAYNKQSQKSVFDALPSDVLSASPAETDGANAFIVDENAAPSAPLLQTEPIQNNDN from the coding sequence ATGGCAACCACCCTTTTTGTTGTGCAAATTGTCTTAGCAGTATTTATCACTATCATCGTGCTTTTGCAAAAAAGCTCGAGTATTGGGCTTGGTGCTTATAGCGGGAGCAATGAATCTGTATTTGGAGCAAAAGGTCCTGCTGGATTCTTATCAAAATTTACGATGTTTTTGGGGCTGCTTTTTATCATTAATACCATTGCACTAAGCTATGCCTACAACAAACAGAGCCAAAAAAGCGTGTTTGACGCTCTGCCAAGCGATGTTTTATCCGCCTCCCCTGCTGAAACAGATGGAGCAAATGCGTTTATCGTTGATGAAAATGCTGCTCCGTCTGCTCCTCTGCTTCAAACAGAGCCTATACAAAATAACGATAACTAA